Proteins from one Pyrobaculum neutrophilum V24Sta genomic window:
- a CDS encoding RidA family protein, translating to MKEVVYTENAPKPIGPYSQAVKAGNMLFVSGQIPVDPKTGEVVRGGIREQTKQVMENIKAVLEAAGYNLEDVVMAFVFLADLSTFQEYNEVYSQYFKKPPARVTVQAARLPKDVLIEVAVIAVR from the coding sequence GTGAAGGAGGTGGTATACACGGAAAACGCCCCCAAGCCCATCGGCCCCTACTCCCAGGCGGTCAAGGCAGGCAACATGCTCTTCGTATCAGGCCAGATACCGGTAGACCCAAAGACGGGGGAGGTGGTGAGAGGCGGAATAAGAGAGCAGACCAAACAGGTCATGGAGAACATAAAAGCCGTGCTGGAGGCCGCCGGCTACAACCTGGAGGACGTCGTCATGGCCTTCGTCTTCCTCGCAGACCTAAGCACGTTCCAGGAATACAACGAGGTCTACAGCCAGTACTTCAAAAAGCCCCCCGCCCGCGTCACGGTACAGGCAGCCCGCCTGCCGAAAGACGTATTAATAGAGGTGGCGGTAATAGCCGTGAGGTGA
- a CDS encoding cysteine hydrolase family protein, with amino-acid sequence MLPEVVRVPRVNVVDRVSLPSGKTAVVVVDMQNDFAHPSGRLYAPSSREIIPRIASLLERARRSGVRVIYTKDTHYGDDPVEFPIWGPHVVRGTWGWEIVDELKPREGDVVVEKMRYDAFFGTPLDHILRMYGVQHLVVTGTVANICVLHTVASARLRLYDVVVPVDAVAALNEFDYAAALRQMDYLYRVTLTKTDGVEFV; translated from the coding sequence ATGTTGCCGGAGGTGGTGCGGGTGCCCAGGGTGAACGTGGTGGATAGGGTCTCGCTCCCCTCTGGCAAAACGGCTGTGGTGGTGGTGGATATGCAGAACGACTTTGCCCACCCCAGCGGGAGGCTGTACGCGCCTTCCTCCCGCGAGATCATCCCGAGGATCGCCTCCCTCCTGGAGAGGGCGAGGAGGAGCGGCGTGCGGGTGATATACACAAAGGACACGCACTACGGGGACGACCCGGTGGAGTTCCCCATCTGGGGGCCCCACGTCGTTAGGGGAACCTGGGGCTGGGAGATCGTAGACGAGCTGAAGCCCAGGGAGGGGGACGTCGTGGTGGAGAAGATGAGGTACGACGCCTTCTTCGGCACGCCCCTCGACCACATACTCCGGATGTACGGCGTCCAGCACCTGGTGGTGACGGGGACCGTGGCCAACATCTGCGTCCTCCACACGGTGGCCAGCGCTAGGCTGAGGCTCTACGACGTGGTGGTGCCCGTCGACGCGGTGGCGGCGCTGAACGAGTTCGACTACGCCGCCGCCCTCAGGCAGATGGACTACCTCTACCGCGTAACCCTCACCAAGACAGACGGCGTCGAGTTCGTATAG
- a CDS encoding THUMP domain-containing protein translates to MHYLITTVPGLEDIAAEELAERLHARRAKAIYMTGRVAAEIDAPPAHLYKLKTAERFGILLGEGTAQTLQDVVALAATHLPKAERYLTRNTTAGIRCERVGQHPFTSRDVEREVGRWLKERGYVISLVDPDVEINVDVVHNYVTVWITVAKKSLKDRPWRAYEHYASLNPIIAHAMARLAKPAPGETICDLTCGGGTIAAEAAEYAPWARYICVDISLKHIKGAALNTARYPQVDLLWFDSTKLHRAVRPICDKYIFNPPYGFRIPGKIGRLYRLLGKAMRKLTRHCATYVTITPRHKTFTSQVGGEIIMRRVIYQGGLYSSIIVGRICPTSP, encoded by the coding sequence GTGCACTACCTAATAACCACCGTCCCAGGCCTCGAGGACATAGCCGCCGAGGAGCTGGCCGAGAGGCTACACGCCAGGCGGGCAAAAGCCATATACATGACCGGCAGAGTCGCCGCCGAGATAGACGCGCCCCCCGCCCACCTCTACAAGCTGAAAACCGCCGAGAGATTCGGCATCCTCCTAGGGGAAGGCACGGCCCAAACCCTCCAAGACGTAGTCGCCCTGGCGGCAACACACCTCCCAAAGGCGGAGAGGTACCTCACCAGAAACACCACAGCCGGCATCCGCTGCGAAAGAGTAGGCCAGCACCCCTTCACCTCACGCGACGTGGAGAGAGAGGTGGGGAGGTGGCTAAAGGAGAGGGGGTACGTCATAAGCCTAGTCGACCCAGACGTCGAGATAAACGTCGACGTAGTACACAACTACGTCACGGTGTGGATCACCGTGGCCAAAAAAAGCCTCAAAGACAGGCCCTGGCGCGCCTATGAGCACTACGCCAGCCTAAACCCCATAATCGCCCACGCCATGGCCAGACTCGCCAAGCCGGCCCCCGGGGAGACCATATGCGATCTGACATGCGGCGGCGGAACCATAGCCGCAGAGGCGGCCGAATACGCCCCCTGGGCCAGATACATATGCGTAGACATATCCCTAAAACACATAAAAGGCGCCGCCTTAAACACGGCCCGCTACCCCCAGGTGGACCTCCTCTGGTTCGACTCCACCAAACTACATAGAGCGGTACGCCCCATATGCGACAAATACATATTCAACCCCCCATACGGCTTCAGAATACCCGGCAAGATAGGAAGGCTATACCGCCTCCTCGGAAAAGCCATGCGCAAGCTCACCCGCCACTGCGCCACCTACGTCACAATAACCCCCAGACACAAAACCTTCACAAGCCAAGTAGGAGGCGAGATAATCATGAGAAGAGTCATATACCAAGGAGGCCTATACAGCAGCATCATAGTGGGGAGAATATGCCCCACCTCCCCCTAA
- a CDS encoding PINc/VapC family ATPase: MEKYVADSSVVLDGSLKEAVLGGRIRGTLFLLSEMVEHFASLARRGDGIGLVGMEELRDLFESVEKLGLGDFLKVEVVSVGRRVEAEEELDAYVRRFARENGCVYVTSDELARDAAAVQGVKVLFLGRPREVLAIERFFSKDVMSVHLKEGLPPYGKVGRPGSWRFVQLSPEPLDRRQLDVIVRELVSEAARLSPRTRVEIRRPHSLIIQHKDLRIIIVFPPVSERLEITAAKPVVRKSIWDYGLDGKVVERLEKSAEGILIAGAPGAGKTTFAQALAEFYLSKGKIVKTLESPRDMVLSPAITQISKNLATSEEVHDILLLSRPDYTIFDEMRDTADFQLYVDLRLAGVGMVGVVHATSPIDAVQRFIRRVELGMIPSIIDTVIFMKDGEVKKIYALSMVVKVPAGMREEDLARPVILVKDFLTDEVEYEIYVFGEETFVVPVKRGEERAPSRKIYSMVVSALKRYVPPGEIKLEERDGLIVIKVPEEYLGVVLSRGVTKLEKLRRKLSVDFRIEPR; the protein is encoded by the coding sequence GTGGAGAAGTACGTGGCGGATAGCTCCGTGGTGTTGGACGGCTCTTTGAAGGAGGCCGTGTTGGGGGGGAGGATACGGGGGACCCTCTTCCTCCTGTCGGAGATGGTGGAGCACTTCGCGTCGCTGGCTAGGAGGGGGGATGGGATCGGGCTGGTGGGGATGGAGGAGCTGAGGGACCTCTTCGAGTCTGTGGAGAAGCTGGGGCTGGGGGATTTCCTGAAGGTGGAGGTGGTGTCTGTGGGGAGGAGGGTGGAGGCGGAGGAGGAGCTGGACGCCTACGTGAGGCGTTTTGCGAGGGAGAACGGCTGCGTCTACGTCACGAGCGACGAGCTGGCGAGGGATGCGGCGGCGGTGCAGGGGGTCAAGGTGCTTTTCCTGGGGAGGCCGCGGGAGGTGTTGGCCATAGAGAGGTTCTTCTCAAAGGACGTCATGTCTGTCCACTTGAAGGAGGGGCTTCCTCCGTATGGGAAGGTGGGGCGGCCGGGGAGCTGGCGGTTTGTCCAGCTGTCGCCGGAGCCGCTGGATAGGAGGCAACTTGACGTGATCGTGAGGGAGCTGGTGTCGGAGGCGGCGAGGCTCAGCCCTAGGACGAGGGTGGAGATCAGGCGGCCCCACTCCTTGATCATCCAGCATAAGGATCTGAGGATCATCATAGTGTTTCCCCCCGTTTCGGAGAGGCTTGAGATCACGGCGGCGAAGCCCGTGGTGCGGAAGAGCATATGGGACTACGGGCTCGATGGGAAGGTGGTCGAGCGGCTTGAGAAAAGCGCCGAGGGGATACTGATCGCGGGGGCGCCTGGGGCGGGCAAGACCACCTTCGCCCAGGCCCTCGCGGAGTTCTACCTGAGCAAGGGCAAGATCGTGAAGACGCTGGAGTCGCCGAGGGATATGGTGCTGAGCCCCGCCATTACGCAGATCTCGAAGAACTTGGCCACGTCTGAGGAGGTGCACGACATCCTCCTCCTGTCGCGGCCCGACTACACCATCTTCGACGAGATGAGGGACACGGCGGATTTCCAGCTCTACGTGGACCTCAGGCTTGCTGGGGTGGGGATGGTGGGGGTCGTCCACGCCACCTCGCCTATAGACGCGGTCCAGAGGTTCATCAGGAGGGTGGAGCTGGGCATGATCCCCTCCATAATCGACACGGTGATCTTCATGAAAGACGGCGAGGTGAAGAAGATATACGCCCTCTCCATGGTGGTGAAGGTGCCGGCGGGGATGAGGGAGGAGGACCTCGCCCGGCCGGTTATCTTGGTCAAGGACTTCCTCACGGACGAGGTGGAGTACGAGATCTACGTCTTCGGCGAGGAGACCTTCGTGGTGCCGGTGAAGAGGGGCGAGGAGAGGGCGCCGAGCCGCAAGATATACTCCATGGTGGTGTCCGCCTTGAAGCGCTACGTGCCCCCCGGCGAGATCAAGCTTGAGGAGAGGGATGGCCTCATCGTGATCAAGGTGCCCGAGGAGTACCTCGGCGTTGTCCTCTCGAGGGGGGTGACGAAGCTGGAGAAGCTCCGGAGGAAGCTGTCGGTGGACTTCAGGATAGAGCCGAGGTGA
- a CDS encoding class I SAM-dependent methyltransferase → MKPAQPSRPPAAKAVAEYYDSVARAYGDKYLGTWYYRTLYRKLGEVLDLYIRRGMRVLDVGAGTGFWTLYMQARGARVTALDISGESLKACRCGDKAQGDAASLPVRAGAYDAVTALGSVYNHLGDLEKAFAAAAHALRRGGLFIADIDNAVCLDMLYEYLLFQGLGRLRDALIRGVVRGVWESADGELPFNYYSYFYVKSALRRAGLEVVDARPIYLVPPLPSRLLQRRFRLKAFEKFDLLRRLAPLATTVVYVAAKV, encoded by the coding sequence GTGAAGCCCGCCCAGCCTTCTCGGCCGCCCGCCGCGAAGGCCGTCGCGGAGTACTACGACTCGGTGGCCCGCGCATACGGCGATAAGTACCTGGGGACGTGGTACTACAGGACGCTGTATAGGAAGCTGGGGGAGGTCCTCGACCTCTACATCAGGAGGGGCATGCGGGTTCTAGACGTGGGGGCCGGCACGGGGTTCTGGACCTTGTACATGCAGGCGAGGGGCGCCCGCGTCACGGCTCTGGACATATCGGGGGAGTCCCTCAAGGCGTGCCGGTGCGGCGATAAGGCGCAGGGGGACGCGGCGTCGCTTCCCGTGAGGGCGGGGGCCTACGACGCCGTCACGGCGCTGGGGAGCGTCTACAACCACCTCGGCGATTTGGAGAAGGCCTTCGCGGCGGCGGCCCACGCGCTGAGGAGAGGGGGGCTCTTTATCGCCGATATAGACAACGCCGTGTGTCTAGACATGCTGTATGAGTACCTGCTCTTCCAGGGGCTGGGGCGGCTGAGGGACGCCCTTATCCGGGGCGTGGTAAGGGGGGTGTGGGAGTCCGCGGATGGGGAGCTCCCCTTCAACTACTACTCCTACTTCTACGTAAAATCGGCGCTGAGGAGGGCGGGGCTGGAGGTGGTGGACGCCCGCCCCATATACCTCGTGCCGCCTCTCCCCTCTAGGCTGTTGCAGAGGCGGTTTAGGCTGAAGGCCTTTGAGAAGTTCGACCTGCTGAGGAGGCTGGCGCCTCTGGCCACCACAGTGGTGTACGTGGCGGCTAAAGTCTGA
- a CDS encoding MBL fold metallo-hydrolase: MPLLKLVFLGTGGAVPRSDRTLPAIYLEDWLGHRFLLDAGEGAQYRLLQIGVSPASLTAVAITHQHEDHTLGLPGLVITSRFLGGRTAVLAPRSMHKALEALGVEVMDSYGGDRLRVSCVEVCHTVDACGWLFQWDVGYKLDLSKAAGLPRWALTSLIRGSPVEVGGRLIKPEDVAEPGHKRLRRLLYTGDTAPCPEMWRKVGEVDVLIHEATFADDVEPQKAHEEGHSTVADAVEAAKALNAGVLILTHVSSRYPDKRRHRELAASVKPPPHVYVPEDFDTVLVRL, from the coding sequence ATGCCTCTTTTGAAGCTGGTGTTCCTCGGCACAGGCGGGGCCGTGCCTAGGTCGGACAGGACGCTCCCAGCCATATACCTCGAGGACTGGCTCGGCCACAGGTTCCTCCTAGACGCGGGGGAGGGGGCGCAGTATAGGCTACTGCAGATCGGCGTGTCGCCGGCCTCCCTAACCGCCGTGGCCATCACCCACCAGCACGAGGACCATACCCTCGGCCTGCCGGGACTCGTCATAACCAGCAGGTTCCTCGGGGGGCGAACCGCCGTGTTGGCCCCCCGGTCGATGCACAAGGCGCTGGAGGCGCTGGGGGTAGAGGTGATGGACAGCTACGGCGGGGACCGCCTCAGGGTCAGCTGCGTCGAGGTGTGCCACACCGTGGACGCCTGCGGATGGCTCTTCCAGTGGGACGTGGGCTACAAGCTGGATCTCTCCAAGGCGGCCGGCCTCCCCCGGTGGGCGCTCACCAGCTTGATAAGGGGGAGCCCCGTGGAGGTGGGGGGCCGGCTGATCAAGCCGGAGGACGTGGCGGAGCCTGGACACAAGCGGCTACGCCGCCTGCTCTACACGGGGGACACGGCGCCTTGCCCAGAGATGTGGAGGAAGGTGGGCGAGGTGGACGTGTTGATACACGAGGCGACCTTCGCAGACGACGTGGAGCCCCAGAAGGCCCACGAGGAGGGCCACTCCACGGTCGCCGACGCGGTGGAGGCCGCGAAGGCCCTCAACGCCGGCGTGCTCATCCTCACCCACGTCAGCTCTAGGTACCCAGACAAGAGGAGGCACAGGGAGCTCGCGGCCTCCGTGAAGCCCCCGCCCCACGTCTACGTGCCGGAGGACTTCGACACCGTCCTCGTCAGACTTTAG
- the rsmA gene encoding 16S rRNA (adenine(1518)-N(6)/adenine(1519)-N(6))-dimethyltransferase RsmA, with the protein MRRRRWSQHFLRDPSAARYIAELVPPGLDVLEVGPGRGALTIPLAERARTVYAIEVDRRLAELLRKTAPPNVVVIEGDALEVEWPRADYFVSNIPYSITSPLLMKLARHRMPAVVTVQREVAERLAAAPGGENYGRLTVAVQCHYEVEVLRTLPPRVFQPPPRVYSAVVRLTPRPPCVEDFDGFQRFTAWLFSARRKTLRRLGLGEGDRRVYQLSLEEIVELYKKHM; encoded by the coding sequence GTGCGGAGGAGGCGGTGGAGCCAGCACTTCCTCAGAGATCCCTCGGCGGCGCGGTACATAGCCGAGTTGGTCCCCCCAGGCCTCGACGTCTTGGAGGTCGGGCCGGGCAGGGGAGCCCTAACTATCCCCCTGGCCGAGAGGGCCAGGACGGTCTACGCCATAGAGGTCGACAGGCGCCTCGCCGAGCTCCTCCGAAAAACCGCTCCCCCCAACGTCGTCGTAATCGAGGGGGACGCGCTTGAGGTGGAGTGGCCCAGGGCGGACTACTTCGTCTCAAACATCCCCTACTCCATCACCTCCCCCCTCCTCATGAAGCTGGCCAGACACAGGATGCCCGCCGTCGTGACCGTCCAGAGGGAGGTGGCGGAGAGGCTCGCGGCAGCGCCCGGCGGGGAGAACTACGGCAGGCTGACGGTTGCCGTCCAGTGCCACTACGAGGTGGAGGTGCTGAGGACGCTACCGCCGCGCGTCTTCCAGCCGCCCCCAAGGGTCTACTCCGCCGTCGTGCGCCTCACCCCCAGACCGCCCTGCGTAGAGGACTTCGACGGGTTCCAGCGCTTCACCGCCTGGCTCTTCTCGGCGCGGCGCAAGACCCTCCGGCGGCTTGGGCTCGGGGAGGGGGACAGGCGAGTGTACCAGCTCTCCCTCGAGGAGATCGTGGAGCTGTACAAAAAACATATGTAG
- the gatE gene encoding Glu-tRNA(Gln) amidotransferase subunit GatE, protein MDYRSLGLKTGLEIHIQLNTRRKLFCHCPPVLRDDEPHFRLERRLHVSVSELGAVDPAVMWEVRKRRRYVYEGYRDTTCLVELDEEPPHLPDEEALATAVAVAKMFNAKLFDEIHVMRKTVVDGSNVSGFQRTMLVAYGGRAKILGYDIGVETIALEEDAARKIAEEGKTVIYRLDRLGVPLIEIATEPMTYTPQQVEEVAWIIGYSVKITGRAKRGLGTVRQDVNVSIAGGAKTEIKGVPDLSLIPKVIEYEVQRQLNLLRIAEELKRRGVGRVEPSLVDVTQAFANTKSKVVKRVLEAGGRVVALKTPGFQKLLGAEVQPGRRFGTELADYVRAWTELGGLLHSDELPGYGITAEEVREVAARAGAESFVLLMGTDERELAEAAAVVAERLNAAPRGVPEETRGANPDGTTRFLRPRPGAARMYPETDIPPVKITFEILRKAEEVAKASIEGKLAELTSMGLSRDMALQLIKSPHLEKFEDLVAKYKVPPQQIATILLNVSKALAREGVEVTDEKIASVLDALAKRVITKEAVEEVLRNMKAGESAEEAARRLGLLRMPYDEVKKVVEEVVKAVGREKALGEVMRRYRGRVDVEDVKRAISEIHF, encoded by the coding sequence GTGGACTACAGATCGCTTGGGCTTAAGACGGGCCTTGAGATACACATACAGCTGAACACCAGGAGGAAGCTCTTCTGCCACTGCCCGCCCGTGTTGAGAGACGACGAGCCTCACTTCCGCCTCGAGAGGAGGCTCCACGTCTCCGTGAGCGAGCTAGGCGCCGTGGACCCCGCCGTGATGTGGGAGGTGAGGAAGAGGAGGCGCTACGTCTACGAGGGCTACCGCGATACCACATGCCTAGTGGAGCTGGACGAGGAGCCACCTCATCTGCCCGACGAGGAGGCTCTGGCGACGGCGGTCGCCGTGGCGAAGATGTTCAACGCGAAGCTTTTCGACGAGATCCACGTCATGAGGAAGACCGTCGTCGACGGCTCCAACGTGTCCGGCTTCCAGCGGACCATGCTCGTGGCCTACGGAGGCAGGGCCAAGATCCTGGGCTACGACATCGGGGTGGAGACCATAGCTCTTGAGGAAGATGCCGCTAGGAAGATAGCGGAGGAGGGCAAGACGGTTATCTACCGCCTCGATAGACTGGGCGTACCCCTCATAGAGATCGCGACGGAGCCTATGACGTACACGCCGCAGCAGGTGGAGGAGGTGGCCTGGATAATTGGATACAGCGTGAAGATCACGGGGAGGGCCAAGAGGGGCCTCGGCACGGTTAGGCAAGACGTAAACGTCTCCATCGCTGGGGGCGCCAAGACGGAGATCAAGGGGGTGCCCGACCTCTCCCTAATACCGAAGGTCATAGAGTACGAGGTGCAGAGGCAGCTCAACCTTCTGAGGATCGCCGAGGAGCTCAAGAGGAGGGGGGTGGGCAGGGTGGAGCCCTCCCTTGTGGACGTCACGCAGGCCTTCGCCAACACGAAGTCGAAGGTGGTCAAGAGGGTGCTTGAGGCGGGGGGGCGCGTCGTGGCTTTGAAAACCCCAGGCTTCCAGAAGCTTCTGGGGGCCGAGGTGCAGCCGGGCAGACGCTTCGGCACAGAGCTGGCGGACTACGTGAGGGCTTGGACGGAGCTCGGCGGCCTCCTCCACAGCGACGAGCTGCCGGGATACGGCATTACGGCGGAGGAGGTGAGGGAGGTGGCGGCTAGGGCGGGCGCGGAGTCCTTCGTCCTCCTTATGGGCACAGACGAGAGGGAGCTCGCGGAGGCGGCGGCGGTAGTGGCGGAGAGGCTTAACGCGGCTCCGCGCGGCGTGCCGGAGGAGACCAGGGGGGCTAACCCAGATGGCACAACGCGGTTTCTCAGGCCTAGGCCGGGCGCCGCTAGGATGTACCCGGAGACCGACATCCCGCCTGTGAAGATAACCTTCGAGATTTTGAGGAAGGCCGAGGAGGTGGCGAAGGCGAGCATCGAGGGGAAGCTTGCCGAGCTGACGTCGATGGGCTTGAGCAGAGATATGGCGCTTCAGTTGATAAAATCCCCCCACCTGGAGAAGTTCGAAGACCTCGTGGCGAAGTACAAGGTGCCGCCTCAGCAGATAGCCACGATCCTCCTAAACGTCTCCAAGGCCTTGGCCAGGGAGGGGGTGGAGGTGACCGACGAGAAGATCGCCTCTGTCCTAGACGCCTTGGCGAAGAGGGTCATCACGAAGGAGGCCGTGGAGGAGGTGCTGAGGAACATGAAGGCCGGCGAATCCGCCGAGGAGGCGGCGAGGAGGCTGGGGCTGCTGAGGATGCCCTACGACGAGGTGAAGAAGGTGGTGGAGGAGGTGGTGAAGGCTGTGGGGAGGGAGAAGGCGCTGGGGGAGGTCATGAGGAGGTACAGGGGGAGGGTAGACGTGGAGGACGTCAAACGCGCCATCTCTGAGATACATTTTTAA
- a CDS encoding Pre-mRNA processing ribonucleoprotein (functions along with aFIB and aL7a; guides 2'-O-methylation of ribose to specific sites in RNAs), translating to MAKVYIATDVLGFFAVDEGGNLVDKELYERRPEAIAARLLELEKSNYVPELVSLVERLRDRGAKVVVEDPELARKLVSAVKGAEIVAESPSPVLVAFRQNFPRYLQAVGLSWEDYRSFLFEVSDLVTRLKLRQAVEKRDLFIAQAISTLDDVDKILNLIASRIREWYGLHFPELEELVRDNREYVKIVYHIGHRSGITEESLRKIAAEMPEERVKRIVESARKSIGAEMSEWDLAQLKSYAEAYLKLDAYRESLANYIDEAMKEVAPNIRELVGPLLGARLIKLAGGLTRMAFLPASTIQVLGAEKALFRALRTGGKPPKHGVIFQYPEIFRSPRWQRGKIARALAAKLAIAAKADAFTGNFIAPRLKEELMKRIQEIKTLYAKPPPKAPQQQPSAKTPPPPPPPRRGGERRPPPRRGRR from the coding sequence ATGGCGAAAGTTTACATAGCTACGGACGTGCTGGGGTTTTTCGCCGTGGACGAGGGGGGGAACCTGGTGGATAAAGAGCTGTACGAGAGGAGGCCTGAGGCCATCGCCGCCAGGTTGCTGGAGCTTGAGAAGTCCAACTACGTCCCTGAGCTTGTCTCTCTGGTGGAGAGGCTGAGGGACAGGGGGGCCAAGGTGGTGGTGGAGGACCCGGAGCTGGCGAGGAAGCTGGTCTCGGCCGTAAAGGGGGCTGAGATCGTTGCCGAGAGCCCGTCGCCCGTCCTCGTGGCGTTTAGGCAGAACTTCCCAAGGTATCTGCAGGCCGTTGGGCTGAGCTGGGAGGACTACCGCTCCTTCCTGTTTGAGGTAAGCGATTTAGTGACTAGGCTGAAGCTGAGGCAGGCGGTGGAGAAGAGGGATCTCTTCATAGCGCAGGCCATAAGCACGCTCGACGACGTCGACAAGATCTTGAACTTAATCGCCTCTAGGATTAGGGAGTGGTACGGTCTCCACTTCCCCGAGCTGGAGGAGCTGGTTAGAGACAACAGGGAGTACGTGAAGATAGTCTACCACATCGGCCACAGATCCGGCATCACGGAGGAGAGCTTGAGGAAGATCGCGGCCGAGATGCCGGAGGAGAGGGTGAAGAGGATCGTTGAGTCGGCTAGGAAGAGCATAGGCGCGGAGATGTCCGAGTGGGACCTGGCGCAGCTCAAGTCCTACGCGGAGGCCTACCTGAAGCTCGACGCGTATAGGGAGAGCCTCGCCAACTACATCGACGAGGCTATGAAGGAGGTGGCGCCCAACATAAGGGAGCTTGTGGGGCCGTTGCTGGGGGCTAGGTTGATCAAGCTGGCCGGCGGGCTCACGAGGATGGCGTTCCTCCCGGCGTCTACGATACAGGTCCTCGGGGCTGAGAAAGCACTCTTTAGGGCTCTGCGCACGGGGGGCAAGCCGCCTAAACACGGCGTGATATTCCAGTACCCGGAGATCTTCAGATCGCCTAGGTGGCAGAGGGGCAAGATCGCGAGGGCGCTCGCCGCCAAGCTGGCAATTGCGGCAAAGGCAGACGCCTTCACGGGCAACTTCATAGCGCCGCGGCTGAAGGAGGAGCTAATGAAGAGGATCCAGGAGATAAAAACGCTCTATGCCAAGCCTCCCCCCAAGGCTCCGCAGCAGCAGCCCTCCGCCAAGACGCCCCCGCCGCCTCCTCCGCCTAGGAGGGGAGGAGAGAGGAGGCCGCCTCCGCGGAGGGGCCGCCGTTGA
- a CDS encoding fibrillarin-like rRNA/tRNA 2'-O-methyltransferase, which translates to MSIEVVEVRPHERHFGVYALKFEDGSERLATRNLTPGKRVYGERLVKWGGAEYREWNPYRSKLAAAIANGIKFVPIQEGTHILYLGAASGTTPSHMSDIVGERGLIYSVEFSPRVFREFMEKLVDQGRRNVVPILGDARFPYQYAHYVKGVDVAYIDVAQPAQAKILADNADYFLKPGGYVMLVIKAMSIDVTAPATETFKQEINTLKERGFEILETVHLEPYDTAHAMVVARKR; encoded by the coding sequence ATGTCTATAGAGGTGGTCGAGGTGAGACCTCACGAGCGCCACTTCGGCGTCTACGCCCTCAAGTTCGAGGACGGCTCGGAACGCCTGGCGACTAGGAACCTCACGCCTGGGAAGAGGGTGTACGGGGAGAGGTTGGTCAAGTGGGGCGGGGCGGAGTACAGGGAGTGGAACCCCTACAGGTCGAAGCTGGCGGCGGCTATAGCGAACGGGATAAAGTTCGTCCCCATCCAGGAGGGCACTCATATTCTGTACCTAGGCGCGGCCTCCGGCACGACCCCCAGCCACATGAGCGATATCGTGGGGGAGAGGGGCTTGATATATTCGGTGGAGTTCTCGCCGCGTGTGTTCAGGGAGTTCATGGAGAAGCTTGTGGACCAGGGGAGGAGGAACGTGGTGCCGATACTGGGAGACGCGAGGTTTCCCTACCAGTACGCCCACTACGTAAAAGGCGTTGACGTGGCGTATATCGACGTGGCGCAGCCCGCCCAAGCCAAGATACTGGCCGACAACGCCGACTACTTCCTAAAGCCCGGCGGCTACGTTATGCTTGTGATCAAGGCCATGAGCATCGACGTGACGGCGCCGGCGACGGAGACCTTTAAACAGGAGATAAATACGCTCAAGGAGAGGGGCTTCGAGATCCTCGAAACCGTCCACCTGGAGCCCTACGACACCGCCCACGCGATGGTCGTCGCTAGGAAGAGGTGA